Proteins encoded within one genomic window of Acidithiobacillus sp. AMEEHan:
- a CDS encoding plasmid stabilization protein: MATVTIRNLPDEVHRALRVRAATHGRSTEAEIRDILESTVRPPERLRLGTALAELGRRVGLTDDDIAAFEQLRDKTPAEPVRCE, from the coding sequence ATGGCGACAGTTACCATCAGAAATCTGCCGGACGAGGTGCATCGCGCACTTCGTGTACGCGCAGCAACGCATGGCCGCAGCACCGAGGCCGAAATCCGCGACATCCTCGAATCGACCGTTCGCCCGCCGGAGCGGCTTCGCCTGGGCACGGCCTTGGCCGAGCTGGGCCGCCGCGTCGGGCTGACCGATGACGACATCGCAGCCTTCGAGCAGTTGCGCGACAAGACCCCGGCCGAGCCTGTGAGGTGTGAATGA
- the glf gene encoding UDP-galactopyranose mutase — translation MFVGDEGYSMNGYIVCVGAGFSGSVIARELAERGMRVLVVDARPHVAGNCFTQRDSETNIMIHVYGPHIFHTNSDKVWNYINQFDEIIPFVNRVKAHARGKVYSLPINLLTINQLFGKQLSPREAEDFIKHKADLSISNPETFEQQALSFVGREIYETFFRGYTRKQWGIEPQKLPASILRRLPVRFNYDDNYYSCKYQGMPKNGYTFIIERILDHPNISVQLSTVFTRDSAKNFEHIFYSGPIDSWFGYSEGHLGYRTLDFERIQEDGDFQGNAVINYCDEDVPWTRIVEHKHFTPWENHEKTIVYREYSRLCGPSDSPYYPIRLVDDKQQLEKYLQMARQEHGVTFVGRLGTYRYLDMDIAISEALGVVDRFVTSL, via the coding sequence TTGTTTGTAGGTGATGAGGGTTATTCAATGAATGGGTATATTGTTTGCGTTGGTGCTGGATTTTCTGGATCCGTTATCGCTCGGGAGTTAGCTGAGAGGGGGATGCGTGTTTTGGTTGTAGACGCGCGACCACATGTTGCAGGGAATTGTTTTACCCAACGAGACTCCGAAACAAATATTATGATTCACGTATATGGACCTCATATTTTTCACACTAATAGCGATAAAGTGTGGAACTATATTAACCAATTTGACGAAATAATTCCTTTCGTAAATCGTGTAAAAGCGCACGCCAGGGGAAAAGTATATTCTCTACCAATAAACCTTTTAACAATAAATCAGTTATTCGGCAAGCAACTTTCTCCACGAGAGGCAGAAGACTTTATAAAACATAAGGCCGACCTCAGCATTTCCAACCCTGAAACTTTCGAACAGCAAGCACTTAGTTTTGTTGGCCGCGAAATATATGAAACATTTTTCCGTGGATACACAAGAAAGCAGTGGGGAATCGAACCTCAAAAACTGCCAGCAAGCATTCTTAGGAGACTGCCCGTACGATTTAATTATGATGATAATTATTATTCTTGCAAATATCAAGGAATGCCAAAAAATGGATACACCTTTATTATTGAAAGAATTCTTGATCATCCAAACATTTCCGTTCAGCTGTCAACCGTTTTTACTAGGGATTCGGCAAAAAATTTTGAACATATATTTTACAGCGGGCCAATCGATTCGTGGTTCGGTTATAGCGAAGGCCACTTAGGCTATCGAACATTAGATTTTGAAAGAATTCAGGAAGATGGAGACTTTCAAGGAAATGCTGTCATTAATTACTGTGACGAAGATGTTCCCTGGACTCGCATAGTTGAGCATAAGCACTTCACACCTTGGGAAAACCACGAAAAGACAATAGTTTATCGCGAATACAGTCGGCTGTGTGGGCCTAGCGATTCGCCCTATTATCCTATACGTCTTGTCGACGATAAACAACAGCTGGAAAAATACCTTCAAATGGCAAGGCAAGAGCATGGAGTTACATTTGTTGGTCGGTTAGGTACATACCGCTATCTAGATATGGACATTGCTATTTCAGAAGCATTAGGCGTTGTTGATCGTTTTGTCACTTCGCTGTAG
- the wbaP gene encoding undecaprenyl-phosphate galactose phosphotransferase WbaP: protein MRHDSPQRWIPLALILGDLFAFFLAVYFSRLSHAWYYHESVWYVLDNWWGSLVEVNILLFLLLAFLGIVAFQLKGHYARRRVVWDEIGDILAVFTVLLGLNAAIAFSGKWPLSRLWLFSFWLLALLLVPAVRLLLRRAFLWLKLWKRPVAVIGSGPAAWDAIAAVQSDPVLGYEVRWVLCPDDTEPYARLSDPRNHFHVTPLGSDPLATLRALGSPETILALDNKQWSLQESLIRLLGLHYPNLAIAPALRGLPLYGLEVMHFFSHEVFMLRIRDNLARPGPRLVKRAFDLLSSVVLLLVLSPVFLFIAWRIKAGDGGPVFFRQERVGRAGQSFACWKFRSMVPDAEARLRRYLAENPAIAEEYQRNFKLRDDPRITRIGKFLRRSSLDELPQLFNVLFGEMSLVGPRPLLARETERYGPNIALYHLVRPGITGLWQVSGRSETTFDDRSALDAWYVKNWTLWYDIVILLRTVGVVLGRNGAY from the coding sequence TTGCGACACGATAGCCCGCAGCGCTGGATCCCTCTCGCTCTGATTCTCGGGGACCTGTTCGCCTTTTTCCTCGCCGTCTACTTCAGCCGCCTGAGCCATGCCTGGTATTACCACGAAAGCGTCTGGTATGTATTGGACAACTGGTGGGGCAGCCTCGTCGAGGTCAATATCCTGCTTTTTCTGCTCCTTGCTTTTCTAGGCATTGTTGCCTTTCAACTCAAGGGGCACTATGCCCGTCGGCGCGTGGTTTGGGATGAAATCGGCGACATCCTGGCCGTGTTCACCGTGCTCCTGGGCCTGAACGCTGCCATCGCCTTCAGCGGTAAATGGCCCCTGTCGCGCCTCTGGCTCTTTTCCTTTTGGCTACTCGCCCTGCTTTTGGTACCAGCAGTACGTTTGCTACTCCGCCGCGCATTTCTGTGGCTCAAGCTGTGGAAGCGACCGGTAGCGGTCATCGGCAGTGGCCCCGCCGCCTGGGACGCCATCGCCGCCGTGCAGAGCGATCCCGTCCTGGGCTATGAGGTTCGTTGGGTGCTCTGTCCCGACGACACGGAACCCTATGCCAGGCTTTCCGATCCCAGAAACCATTTCCACGTCACCCCCCTCGGTTCCGATCCGCTAGCTACCCTGCGTGCCCTGGGCAGCCCCGAAACCATCTTGGCTTTGGACAACAAACAATGGAGCCTGCAGGAATCGCTCATTCGCCTGCTCGGACTGCACTACCCCAATCTCGCCATCGCGCCTGCCCTACGCGGCCTACCGCTCTACGGCCTCGAAGTGATGCACTTTTTCAGTCACGAAGTCTTCATGCTGCGGATTCGTGACAATCTGGCTCGTCCTGGTCCGCGTCTGGTGAAACGCGCCTTTGATCTGCTGTCATCCGTCGTTCTGCTGCTCGTGCTCAGCCCCGTGTTTCTGTTCATTGCCTGGCGCATCAAGGCCGGAGATGGTGGCCCGGTCTTTTTCCGTCAGGAACGCGTTGGCCGAGCCGGGCAGAGTTTTGCCTGCTGGAAATTTCGCAGCATGGTTCCCGACGCCGAAGCACGCCTACGGCGTTATCTGGCCGAAAATCCCGCGATTGCCGAAGAGTACCAGCGCAACTTCAAGCTGCGCGACGACCCCCGCATCACCCGGATTGGCAAGTTCCTGCGCCGTAGCAGCCTGGACGAACTGCCGCAGCTCTTCAATGTGCTTTTTGGCGAGATGAGCCTGGTGGGGCCGCGGCCACTTCTCGCCCGCGAAACCGAGCGCTACGGGCCGAATATCGCCCTGTATCACCTGGTCAGGCCGGGCATCACTGGCCTCTGGCAGGTGAGCGGAAGGTCCGAGACCACCTTTGATGACCGCAGCGCCCTGGATGCCTGGTATGTCAAAAACTGGACCCTCTGGTACGATATCGTCATCTTACTGCGTACGGTCGGGGTGGTGTTGGGAAGAAATGGTGCTTACTGA
- a CDS encoding toprim domain-containing protein, translating into MNDPRLELFHTLQAAGVAPASPAELVPDGNLHRHHVEGDRRGTRNGWHVLHLDPPASGAGGSWKTGARVNWCAKHFRTLNHVELAILRRRIEQERATAQTEREAQHYEAAKRGAWVWKHARPAARNHDYLRRKGLEPGIARQRGDALVLPVLDFPGYLRGVQYIRPDGQKRFLSGMKKAGAFIPVAEKPDGKLQLWIAEGWATACALQALRPLVCVIAGLDAGNLQAVATEARRRWPALDIVLCPDFDSVGLRKAREAAERARAKILPPPAEIPPGCTDWNDFMASRRQGVTHA; encoded by the coding sequence ATGAATGACCCCCGTCTTGAGCTCTTCCATACGCTCCAAGCTGCCGGCGTTGCGCCGGCAAGCCCTGCAGAGCTGGTGCCCGATGGAAACCTTCACCGCCATCACGTCGAGGGCGATCGACGGGGTACCCGCAACGGCTGGCATGTTCTACACCTTGACCCGCCCGCCTCTGGCGCTGGTGGCTCATGGAAAACCGGAGCCCGCGTCAACTGGTGTGCCAAGCACTTTCGAACCCTGAACCATGTCGAACTCGCCATCCTGCGCCGAAGAATTGAGCAGGAACGGGCCACCGCACAGACCGAAAGAGAAGCTCAACACTATGAAGCCGCCAAGCGTGGCGCATGGGTCTGGAAGCATGCCAGGCCTGCCGCCCGAAACCACGATTACCTACGCAGAAAAGGCTTAGAGCCGGGCATTGCCCGCCAACGCGGTGACGCTTTGGTCCTGCCTGTGCTGGATTTTCCGGGATATTTGCGCGGAGTGCAGTACATCCGGCCGGACGGTCAAAAGCGATTCCTCAGCGGCATGAAAAAGGCCGGGGCTTTTATCCCAGTAGCAGAAAAGCCGGACGGAAAACTCCAACTATGGATTGCCGAGGGCTGGGCCACCGCCTGTGCTCTCCAAGCCTTGCGTCCGCTCGTCTGCGTCATTGCCGGGCTCGACGCCGGCAACCTTCAAGCCGTGGCCACAGAGGCCCGTCGCCGATGGCCTGCGCTGGATATTGTGCTATGCCCGGACTTTGACAGCGTGGGTCTACGGAAAGCTCGGGAAGCGGCCGAGCGCGCGCGTGCAAAGATATTGCCACCGCCCGCTGAGATCCCACCGGGCTGCACCGATTGGAACGATTTTATGGCCTCAAGACGGCAGGGGGTGACCCATGCTTGA
- a CDS encoding type II toxin-antitoxin system VapC family toxin — MIVLDTNVVSEAMKAQPNPAVRAWLDKQAAETLYLSSVTLAELLFGIGALPSGRRKDALSQTLDGLLELFGGRVLAFDTDAARHYAELAVTARAAGKGFPTPDGYIAAIANARGFTVATRDVAPFQAAGLNVINPWDALQ, encoded by the coding sequence ATGATCGTCTTGGACACCAATGTCGTTTCCGAGGCGATGAAAGCGCAACCCAATCCCGCCGTGCGGGCGTGGCTGGATAAGCAAGCGGCCGAAACCCTCTACCTGTCCAGCGTCACGCTTGCTGAACTGCTGTTTGGCATCGGCGCCTTGCCGTCCGGTCGGCGCAAAGATGCGCTGTCGCAAACGCTGGATGGTCTGCTGGAGCTGTTCGGGGGTCGCGTGCTTGCCTTCGACACCGACGCAGCACGACACTACGCCGAGCTGGCCGTTACCGCCCGTGCCGCTGGCAAGGGTTTCCCTACACCAGACGGCTACATCGCCGCCATTGCGAACGCTCGCGGCTTCACCGTCGCCACACGCGACGTTGCGCCGTTCCAAGCGGCCGGTCTCAATGTCATCAACCCGTGGGATGCCCTGCAGTGA
- a CDS encoding glycosyltransferase, protein MADQYRNRGLDEALIDRFELAVRKVEELAFRQADIWIFPSEEALEPYKQTIPDFADWMKNKDVRYVATGAMPARRTAANNPLYQKIPGISNYRVISFIGRHNSVKGYDIFIEAGMHFINSDENVLVIVAGAPSDEFPSPVHPRWIELGWYPNPGDIFDVSDIFILPNRMTYYDLVLIEALSSGVNIVASATGGNKSVYALTEGAIRLFDGTTSDLVRNVNAILHSGSQPVSHRSKRIESTYSKYFTPRQFAERYNRVVDAIHSEYINR, encoded by the coding sequence ATGGCTGATCAGTACCGCAATAGAGGCCTCGACGAAGCCCTTATTGATAGATTTGAGTTGGCAGTTAGAAAAGTCGAAGAACTTGCTTTCAGACAGGCAGATATTTGGATTTTTCCAAGTGAAGAAGCGCTTGAGCCATACAAACAAACAATCCCCGATTTTGCAGATTGGATGAAAAACAAAGACGTTCGCTATGTGGCGACTGGTGCTATGCCTGCTAGAAGAACAGCAGCAAACAACCCGCTATATCAGAAAATACCTGGGATCTCTAATTACCGTGTGATTTCATTCATTGGGAGACATAATTCGGTAAAAGGTTATGACATATTTATAGAAGCTGGGATGCATTTCATTAATTCAGATGAAAATGTTTTAGTTATAGTTGCCGGGGCCCCAAGTGATGAATTCCCATCTCCTGTACATCCCCGCTGGATAGAATTAGGTTGGTATCCTAACCCTGGAGATATTTTCGATGTTTCAGATATTTTTATCTTACCTAATCGCATGACATATTATGATCTAGTTTTGATAGAAGCCTTATCTTCTGGGGTAAATATCGTGGCTTCCGCCACTGGAGGAAATAAATCTGTCTATGCGCTAACAGAGGGTGCGATACGGCTCTTTGATGGAACAACCTCCGATCTGGTGCGTAATGTTAACGCCATTCTCCACAGCGGCTCACAGCCAGTTAGTCATCGCTCCAAGAGGATTGAGTCCACTTACTCCAAATATTTTACTCCTAGACAGTTCGCGGAAAGATATAATCGTGTAGTGGATGCGATACATTCGGAGTATATTAATAGATGA